From the genome of Palaemon carinicauda isolate YSFRI2023 chromosome 6, ASM3689809v2, whole genome shotgun sequence, one region includes:
- the LOC137643193 gene encoding uncharacterized protein encodes MKHAILVGIRNEELTKKLISMNTTTTLEEVKLICRTFEAAKKTTTELKAPQTSVRAVSNYKKLKKAFANPEQPKKNHQQEKTPSSSSRCKNCGQQHNSDTCKAVSHKCRNCAKTGHFSYTAACPALAKECRICHKFGHYDVCCAQKKSKGPRESKDLKETKLNTVKISSSAIRSVNLRPLSCPSPPINLHVTYGSKSGKINVIPDTGADTTVFGVQHLQSLGIDVKALSPPPELQFSNADGSPMEGNILGSMEAVMTYGDISYKGYIDVLSSLPTPLLCYDALRHLRIIPWDFPRQMQERKLSRTSAGTSQVPVSQVNTCD; translated from the coding sequence atgaaacatgctattttggttggcataaggaatgaagaactcacAAAGAAGCTAATTAGCATGAACACAACAAcaacacttgaggaagtgaagctgaTTTGCAGGActtttgaggctgcaaagaagacaacgacagagcttaaagctccacagacttcagtgcgtgccgtgtcaaactacaagaagttaaagaaggcatttgcTAATCCGGAACAACCTAAGAAAAATCATCAGCAGGAGAAAACTCCTTCTTCAAGCAGCAgatgcaagaattgtggtcaacagcataatagtgacacatgtaaggcaGTATCTCACAAGTGCAGGAACTGTGCTAAAACTGGCCATTTCTCATATACTGCCGCATGTCCCGCATTGGCTAAGGAGTgccgaatttgccataaatttggccactatgatgtttgttgtgcacagaaaaagtcaaagggaccaagggagtcgaaagatttaaaggaaaccAAATTGAACACCGTCAAGATATCTTCTTCAGCCATACGATCAGTTAATTTACGTCCCCTAAGTTGTCCCTCACCGCCTATCAATTTACAtgtcacatatggcagtaaatcagggaagatcaaTGTTATCCCTGATACTGGGGCAGATACTACTGTTTTTGGAGTGCAACACTTACAATCATTGGGTATTGATGTCAAGGCATTGTCTCCGCCCCCTGAGTTGCAGTTTTCCAACGCCGATGGATCACCCATGGAAGGTAACATCTTGGGATCAATGGAGGCCGTCATGACTTATGGAGATATCTCATACAAggggtatattgatgttcttagttctctCCCAACACCATTACTGTGTTATGACGCCCTCCGCCACCTGAGGATCATTCCCTGGGACTTCCCACGTCAAATGCAAGAGAGGAAACttagcaggacttcagcaggaaccagtcaGGTCCCAGTCAGCCAAGTTAATACATGTGATTAA